One Brassica napus cultivar Da-Ae chromosome C4, Da-Ae, whole genome shotgun sequence genomic region harbors:
- the LOC106422147 gene encoding probable protein phosphatase 2C 26 isoform X1 codes for MAIPMTRMMVPQVSSSLRLSHRNLSNSTRGALLCRCAPSELQPLRSGLSLSAGAHAIPHPDKIEKGGEDALFVSSYRGGVIAVADGVSSWAEQDVDPSLFSKELMANASRLVDDEEVRYDPGFLIDKAHTATTSRGSATIIVAMLEEVGVLKIGNVGDCGLKLLRQGQIIFSTTPQEHYFDCPFQLSSEGSAQTYMDASFNIMEVKKGDVIVMGSDGLFDNVFDHEIVNIVTKHTDVAESSRLLAEVASNHSRDPGFESPYALEARAKGFDVPLWKKALGMKLTGGKLDDVTVIVAQVVDS; via the exons ATGGCGATTCCGATGACAAGAATGATGGTTCCTCAGGTAAGCTCTTCGCTTCGTCTCTCGCATCGGAATCTATCAAACTCCACTCGCGGTGCTTTGCTCTGTCGGTGTGCTCCATCAGAACTCCAACCACTTCG GTCTGGGCTCTCTCTGTCGGCAGGAGCTCACGCCATCCCGCATCCAGATAAG ATAGAGAAAGGTGGGGAAGATGCTCTCTTTGTAAGTAGCTACAGAGGAGGTGTCATAGCTGTTGCTGATGGTGTTTCCAG CTGGGCTGAACAAGATGTTGATCCGTCCTTGTTCTCTAAAGAGCTCATGGCTAATGCTTCTCGTCTAGTTGATGACGAAGAG GTGAGATATGATCCTGGTTTCCTCATTGACAAAGCTCACACCGCAACTACTTCCAGAGGTTCTGCTACAAT TATTGTAGCTATGCTTGAGGAAGTTGGTGTTCTGAAAATAGGCAATGTTGGAGACTGTGGACTTAAGCTTCTTCGACAAG GTCAGATCATATTTTCGACTACTCCACAAGAGCATTACTTTGACTGTCCCTTCCAACTAAGCTCTGAAGGCTCTGCTCAAACCTATATGGATGCATCG TTTAACATAATGGAAGTAAAGAAAGGAGACGTGATCGTGATGGGTTCAGACGGGCTTTTCGATAACGTATTTGATCACGAGATTGTTAATATAGTCACCAAGCATACAGATGTGGCAGAATCAT CGAGATTACTAGCTGAAGTGGCGAGTAACCATTCAAGAGATCCAGGCTTTGAGTCTCCATATGCATTGGAAGCAAGAGCCAAG GGGTTTGATGTTCCTCTCTGGAAGAAAGCGTTGGGAATGAAGCTTACAG GAGGGAAGCTTGATGATGTGACTGTTATCGTTGCCCAAGTGGTGGACTCTTGA
- the LOC106422147 gene encoding probable protein phosphatase 2C 26 isoform X2 gives MANASRLVDDEEVRYDPGFLIDKAHTATTSRGSATIIVAMLEEVGVLKIGNVGDCGLKLLRQGQIIFSTTPQEHYFDCPFQLSSEGSAQTYMDASFNIMEVKKGDVIVMGSDGLFDNVFDHEIVNIVTKHTDVAESSRLLAEVASNHSRDPGFESPYALEARAKGFDVPLWKKALGMKLTGGKLDDVTVIVAQVVDS, from the exons ATGGCTAATGCTTCTCGTCTAGTTGATGACGAAGAG GTGAGATATGATCCTGGTTTCCTCATTGACAAAGCTCACACCGCAACTACTTCCAGAGGTTCTGCTACAAT TATTGTAGCTATGCTTGAGGAAGTTGGTGTTCTGAAAATAGGCAATGTTGGAGACTGTGGACTTAAGCTTCTTCGACAAG GTCAGATCATATTTTCGACTACTCCACAAGAGCATTACTTTGACTGTCCCTTCCAACTAAGCTCTGAAGGCTCTGCTCAAACCTATATGGATGCATCG TTTAACATAATGGAAGTAAAGAAAGGAGACGTGATCGTGATGGGTTCAGACGGGCTTTTCGATAACGTATTTGATCACGAGATTGTTAATATAGTCACCAAGCATACAGATGTGGCAGAATCAT CGAGATTACTAGCTGAAGTGGCGAGTAACCATTCAAGAGATCCAGGCTTTGAGTCTCCATATGCATTGGAAGCAAGAGCCAAG GGGTTTGATGTTCCTCTCTGGAAGAAAGCGTTGGGAATGAAGCTTACAG GAGGGAAGCTTGATGATGTGACTGTTATCGTTGCCCAAGTGGTGGACTCTTGA
- the LOC125585383 gene encoding mitoferrin-like, which produces MATEAATTPDLRPIPQPPDFHPTVLIPSQNDKLRFWHLMVAGSIAGSVEHMAMFPVDTIKTHMQTIRSCPIKPVGITQAFRSIIKTEGPSALYRGIWAMGLGAGPAHAVYFSFYEVSKKYLSGGNPNNSLAHAVSGVFATVASDAVFTPMDMVKQRLQIGNGMYGGVWDCVKRVMREEGFGAFYASYRTTVLMNAPFTAVHFATYEAVKRGLREISPEYVGGGGEEEEEGLLVYATAGAAGGGLAAVLTTPLDVVKTQLQCQGVCGCDRFKSSSIGEVFRTIIKKDGYRGLARGWLPRMLFHAPAAAICWSTYETVKSFFHDVNGAAA; this is translated from the exons ATGGCGACAGAAGCCGCCACAACACCCGACCTCCGTCCCATCCCACAACCACCCGATTTCCATCCAACGGTTCTCATCCCATCTCAAAACGATAAACTCCGATTCTGGCACCTCATGGTCGCCGGCTCGATAGCCGGCTCCGTCGAACACATGGCGATGTTCCCAGTCGACACCATCAAGACCCATATGCAAACCATCCGCTCCTGCCCCATCAAACCCGTCGGCATCACCCAAGCTTTCCGATCGATCATCAAAACAGAGGGCCCGTCCGCTCTGTACCGAGGCATATGGGCCATGGGGCTCGGCGCGGGCCCGGCACACGCCGTCTACTTCTCCTTCTACGAAGTGTCAAAGAAGTATCTGTCCGGCGGGAACCCTAACAACTCTTTAGCTCACGCGGTTTCCGGCGTGTTCGCTACCGTGGCGAGTGATGCTGTGTTTACTCCGATGGATATGGTTAAGCAGAGGCTGCAGATTGGGAATGGGATGTATGGAGGGGTTTGGGATTGCGTGAAGAGGGTGATGAGGGAGGAAGGGTTTGGTGCTTTTTATGCTTCTTATAGGACGACTGTGCTTATGAATGCTCCGTTTACTGCTGTTCATTTCGCTACGTATGAGGCGGTTAAGAGGGGGTTGAGGGAGATTTCGCCGGAGTAtgttggtggtggtggagaggaggaggaggaaggttTGTTGGTTTATGCTACTGCTGGAGCTGCTGGTGGTGGCTTGGCTGCTGTTTTGACGACGCCGCTTGATGTTGTCAAGACGCAATTGCAATGTCAG GGGGTGTGCGGTTGTGACCGCTTCAAGAGCAGTTCTATAGGCGAAGTGTTTCGCACGATAATAAAGAAAGACGGGTATAGAGGACTTGCTAGAGGATGGCTACCAAGAATGCTCTTCCATGCTCCAGCTGCTGCCATCTGCTGGTCCACTTATGAAACTGTCAAATCATTCTTTCATGATGTCAATGGCGCAGCAGCTTGA
- the LOC106437601 gene encoding UDP-glycosyltransferase 87A2-like: MDPTEPQQVRGLRHVVAMPWPGRGHINPMMNLCKRLVLRDPTLIVTFVITEEWLGFIGSDPKPDRIHFATLPNLIPSELVRADNFNDFVDAVHNILEEPFERLLDRLKSPPPTVIISDTYVVWAVRVGERRNIPVVSFWTMSATILSLILHSDLLISHNHALFEPSEAKEEEIVGYIPGLSPTKLRDLPPLFNSNILQVFKKSKLCFDELPRAKCLLFTTAYELEPKAIDVFTSMFDIPVYATGPLIPFQELSVENKRSKPDYIRWLDGQAKSSVLYISQGSFLSVSEAQMEEIVGGVRESGVPFLWVARGGESKMKEALEGSSGFVVSWCDQLHVLCHAALGGFWTHCGFNSTLEGIDKLRG; encoded by the exons ATGGATCCAACTGAACCTCAGCAAGTCAGAGGATTGCGACACGTGGTAGCTATGCCTTGGCCCGGAAGAGGCCACATCAACCCCATGATGAACCTCTGCAAACGCCTCGTCCTCCGAGACCCTACACTCATCGTCACATTCGTCATCACTGAAGAATGGCTCGGGTTCATCGGATCAGATCCGAAACCCGACCGGATCCATTTCGCTACTCTCCCAAATCTCATCCCTTCCGAGCTCGTCCGTGCCGACAACTTCAACGACTTCGTCGACGCCGTCCACAACATATTAGAGGAGCCGTTCGAGCGGCTTCTTGACCGCCTCAAGTCTCCTCCTCCGACGGTGATAATCTCCGACACATACGTCGTATGGGCAGTGCGTGTCGGGGAACGAAGGAATATTCCGGTGGTTTCTTTCTGGACTATGTCGGCCACGATTCTCTCCCTCATCCTTCACTCCGATCTTCTCATAAGTCACAACCATGCTCTGTTCGAACCATCAG AAGCAAAAGAAGAGGAGATTGTAGGTTACATACCCGGTCTATCTCCGACCAAACTCCGAGATCTTCCGCCACTGTTCAACAGTAACATCCTCCAAGTCTTCAAGAAAAGCAAGTTATGTTTCGATGAGCTTCCCAGAGCTAAGTGCCTTCTCTTCACTACGGCCTATGAGCTCGAGCCTAAAGCCATTGACGTTTTCACCTCCATGTTCGACATCCCGGTTTACGCTACTGGTCCTTTGATACCATTCCAAGAACTCTCCGTTGAAAACAAACGTAGCAAACCTGATTACATCAGGTGGCTTGATGGGCAAGCGAAAAGTTCTGTGCTCTACATATCTCAAGGGAGTTTCCTTTCAGTCTCGGAGGCTCAGATGGAGGAGATAGTGGGAGGAGTGAGAGAGAGTGGAGTTCCGTTTCTCTGGGTGGCTCGTGGGGGAGAGTCGAAGATGAAGGAGGCTCTTGAAGGTAGCTCGGGGTTTGTGGTGAGCTGGTGTGATCAGCTGCATGTGCTGTGCCATGCAGCTCTGGGTGGGTTTTGGACGCATTGCGGGTTTAACTCGACTTTGGAAGGGATTGATAAGCTCAGGGGTTAA
- the LOC125585824 gene encoding uncharacterized protein LOC125585824 → MLPEENVLHTSLYDVKKFLKTFDMGYEKIHACVNDCCLFRKKFKKLEKCPKCKASRWKTNMHTGQKKKGVPQKVLRYFPIIPRLERMFRSEEMAKDLRWHFGNKSTDGNLRHPVDSVTWDQMNAKYPTFAAEERNLRLGLSTDGFNPFNMKNSMYSCWPVLLVNYNLPPELCMKKENIMLSLLIPGPHQPGNSIDVYLEPLIEDLNSLWSIGEATYDALTRSTFTLKAMLLWTISDFPAYGNLAACKVKGKMGCLLCGKNTYSKWLKFSRKHVYMDHRKGLPPSHSFRGKKKWFDGKAEQGRRGRILTGRDISQNLRNFHNDFGNFKRSASKRKRVQCSADVGSDSEVIPSESEEDEEEEEEVLVDEDELSRWKKRSIFFKLPYWEELPVRHNLDVMHVERNVAPSLVSTLLHCGKSKDGLAARKDLEDMEKKIFCRRLFDFKGPDGYCSNISRGVSLDDYKVSGLKSHDYHVLMQQLLPIALKRLLPKGPRLAIFRLCAFFNLLYQRVINREKLLVMEAEIVETLCLFERFFPPSLFDIMLHLTVHLGREARLGGPVHFRWMYPFERPEGCIAESYLAEECIRFCSEFLKKTKNVQEKVDRNMEYENNSILEGRPISSGTTYTLTEMEKRVAHLAIIQNMAIVEPYVDIYKTQMKDVFEMHQRYRAPLDSTEHEETLKWIAYGPRCSARKSQNSGVYYEATSVCRSSAKDTSQVVDLVSYYGRVTDIILMDYNVFYVPLFRCQWAIKGNGVKIEDGFTLVNMNQSQASFASDPYILASQAKQVFYSREDESSNWYIVMRGPSRRYSKEDIQEGNADIGPLPSNFDMDVDMDEAENARTDCEGIYV, encoded by the exons ATGTTACCAGAAGAAAATGTGCTTCACACATCACTGTATGATGTGAAGAAGTTTTTGAAAACGTTTGACATGGGCTATGAGAAGATTCATGCATGTGTCAATGACTGCTGTTTATTTAGAAAGAAGTTCAAGAAGCTTGAGAAGTGTCCAAAGTGCAAGGCTTCAAGGTGGAAGACTAATATGCACACTGGTCAGAAGAAGAAAGGCGTCCCACAGAAAGTTCTTCGTTACTTTCCTATAATACCAAGACTGGAGCGAATGTTCCGGTCTGAAGAGATGGCCAAGGATTTAAGGTGGCACTTTGGCAACAAGAGCACCGATGGGAACCTTCGTCATCCTGTTGATTCAGTGACATGGGATCAGATGAATGCTAAATACCCTACATTCGCAGCCGAAGAAAGGAACCTCAGGCTTGGACTTTCAACAGATGGATTCAATCCATTCAACATGAAGAATTCGATGTACAGTTGCTGGCCTGTTTTGTTGGTGAATTATAACTTGCCACCTGAATTATGCATGAAGAAGGAGAACATTATGCTTTCATTGTTGATTCCTGGTCCACATCAGCCTGGTAATAGTATAGACGTGTACTTAGAACCCCTCATTGAAGATCTTAACAGTCTGTGGAGCATTGGAGAGGCAACCTACGATGCTCTTACTCGATCTACTTTTACTCTTAAGGCCATGCTACTTTGGACGATCAGCGACTTTCCAGCCTATGGGAATCTTGCAGCCTGCAAAGTTAAAGGTAAAATGGGGTGTCTGTTATGTGGGAAAAATACATATAGCAAGTGGTTGAAGTTCAGTAGAAAACATGTGTACATGGACCATAGAAAGGGCTTGCCACCAAGTCATAGTTTTAGAGGCAAGAAGAAATGGTTTGATGGAAAAGCTGAACAAGGGAGAAGGGGAAGAATATTAACTGGTCGTGACATTTCTCAAAACCTGAGAAATTTCCACAATGATTTCGGAAATTTCAAACGTTCTGCAAGTAAGAGAAAAAGGGTTCAGTGTTCTGCTGATGTAGGCTCAGATTCTGAGGTTATACCAAGTGAATcagaggaagatgaagaggaagaggaagaagtacTAGTTGATGAAGATGAGTTATCTAGATGGAAGAAGAGGTCAATCTTCTTCAAGCTGCCTTATTGGGAG GAACTCCCGGTTAGGCACAACTTAGATGTAATGCATGTGGAGAGAAATGTTGCTCCGAGTTTAGTTTCGACGTTGTTGCACTGTGGGAAATCAAAAGATGGTCTTGCGGCTCGCAAGGATCTTGAGGACATGG agaagaagatcTTTTGCCGGCGTCTTTTTGACTTCAAAGGGCCAGATGGATATTGTTCTAACATATCAAGAGGTGTTTCATTAGATGACTATAAAGTCAGTGGTCTGAAATCACATGACTACCACGTCCTGATGCAACAACTTCTGCCGATTGCACTTAAAAGGTTGCTACCTAAAGGACCGAGGCTTGCAATATTTAGGTTATGCGCTTTCTTCAATCTGCTGTATCAGAGAGTCATTAACAGGGAGAAGCTTCTGGTTATGGAAGCTGAGATTGTTGAGACTCTGTGCTTGTTTGAAAGATTTTTTCCTCCAAGTTTGTTTGATATCATGCTCCATTTGACTGTGCATCTAGGAAGAGAAGCTCGGCTTGGTGGACCAGTCCACTTTAGATGGATGTACCCTTTTGAAAG GCCCGAGGGATGCATTGCTGAGTCTTATCTAGCTGAGGAATGTATCCGGTTTTGCAGTGAGTTCCTGAAGAAGACAAAAAATGTCCAAGAGAAAGTAGATAGAAACATGGAGTATGAAAACAATTCTATCTTAGAGGGTCGTCCGATATCCAGTGGCACTACTTATACTCTCACAGAAATGGAAAAGAGAGTTGCACATCTAGCTATCATCCAAAATATGGCTATCGTCGAACCATATGTAGA TATTTACAAGACACAGATGAAAGATGTTTTCGAGATGCATCAACGTTATAGA GCGCCACTTGATTCAACCGAACATGAAGAAACACTTAAGTGGATAGCTTATGGGCCTCGTTGTTCTGCAAG GAAAAGTCAGAATAGTGGGGTTTATTATGAGGCTACATCAGTTTGTAGATCGAGTGCCAAAGATACATCTCAGGTGGTCGATTTAGTATCTTACTATGGCAGAGTCACAGACATCATCTTGATGGACTATAATGTCTTCTATGTTCCTCTGTTCCGGTGTCAATGGGCAATAAAGGGTAATGGAGTGAAGATTGAAGATGGTTTTACACTTGTCAACATGAATCAAAGTCAAGCATCCTTTGCAAGTGACCCGTACATACTAGCATCTCAAGCAAAGCAAGTATTTTACTCTAGGGAAGATGAGTCATCAAATTGGTATATTGTCATGAGAGGTCCTTCTAGAAGATACAGTAAGGAAGATATTCAAGAGGGAAATGCAGACATTGGGCCATTGCCATCAAATTTTGACATGGATGTCGACATGGATGAAGCTGAGAATGCGAGAACTGATTGCGAAGGGATATATGTGTGA